CGAGGCGCAGGTCCCCGGCATGGTGGAGGATCCGCAGCTGATCATCGACCAGGTCGTCGGCGTATTCGGCGAACTCGGTCTTGAAGCATTCGACATTGTCCGGGTGGAGGGTGAGGGCGCGCATGAGCGTCGATCCCTCGATGGCGTCGAGCAGGCGCGTGACGGAGATCTGCGTCGACAGCTCGCCGGCATTCTTGAGGATCCAGAGACGGTCGCGGACCGCCCGCATCGGGTAGAGGACGTGCGCGTTGTATATCTCGATGAGGGCGGGCTCGTTCTCCGTGTTCATCTCGACGAGGATGCGGCGGATCGCCTTCGAATGCTCGCCGAAGTAGAGGCCGAGGCGGTAGATCACCTCGTCGCGCAGGATCTCCCGGACCGTCGTGCCCGTGATCGGGGGGAACTCGATGAACTGGTTGAAGGAGTCGATGAGGAGGCGGTCCCGGCTGTTCCAGCGGGCGTACATCGTCGACTTTCCGACGCCGGCCAGCTTCGCCACGTTCGTCAGGTTGAACCCGTACCAGCCGGCTTCGCCGTAGAGATCGAGCGCTGCGCGCATGATCCGCTCATCCGCATCGCTGCTTCGCGGCCGCCCAACAATAGAGAACTGAGTCACGTGTCTTCCCTCCACAGAGCCAAAATGTCTCGCTGAACTATCCAATCAGGTCCAAAGTCCGGGGACCTGAGACCTAAGTCCACGCGGCCACCGCGTGCCCGGCACCACGCTGCACACCACACACAGAAAGAGGAAACCATGAGCGTCGTCGTCGCTTACAAGTACGCGTTCAATCCCCAGGACGCCTCGGTCGGGGCCGATGGCCAGATCGACTGGTCGCGCGCCAAGCCCGCCGTGTCCGAATACGACCCCGTCGCCATCGGCCTTGCCCGCACGATCGCGGGCGATGGCGAGGTTGTCGGCGTCTCCGTCGGCACCGCCGCGGTCGCCAGCTCCATGGCGAAGAAGAATGCCATCTCG
This is a stretch of genomic DNA from Flaviflexus salsibiostraticola. It encodes these proteins:
- a CDS encoding TetR/AcrR family transcriptional regulator → MTQFSIVGRPRSSDADERIMRAALDLYGEAGWYGFNLTNVAKLAGVGKSTMYARWNSRDRLLIDSFNQFIEFPPITGTTVREILRDEVIYRLGLYFGEHSKAIRRILVEMNTENEPALIEIYNAHVLYPMRAVRDRLWILKNAGELSTQISVTRLLDAIEGSTLMRALTLHPDNVECFKTEFAEYADDLVDDQLRILHHAGDLRLA